TTTTGCTGATTAGAATTTATATACCAGATTACAGCTGCGATGATTAGAACCGCTGCTGCTGCAATTCCTATTATTTTTTTCATGATGATCCTCCTCTATCTGTCTAGGATTGTAAACTTCCCTTTTCCTAATGCTGTTAAACCGTAATTGTCTCCTAAACTAAATTCTAATTTTATAGAATATTTTTCTTCCCTTAAGGCGACAATGATAAAAAAAGGACGAGGAGCTGCGTTTATGAAAACGAATAATTCAAACGGTGAATCTTCATCGGTTCAATCTGCAGATTCACAGCCGATCTTTCCGGATATCGAAAAGAATATCGATCATTTAAAAATGCTGCTCGGGCGTCCTTTTGACCTGACTTACCGAGTATTTAACTATAAACATTCTTCGTTTGCCATTGTTTATATAAATGGATTAATCAGTAAAGAAGACATCGAACTGAGCGTCATTCCCCCGCTTATGCGCTGGTTTAAGGAAAATGACTCTTTAAAAGACCGGTTAATAGAAGATTTTGAGCAGCATATTCAGATTCCCCAAACTCTGAAGAAAACAGAAAAGCTCTCTAAAGCTGCCGAAGCGATTCTGCGAGGCCATGTTCTGATATTCGTTAACAAGAGTGATAAGGCATTTTTAATAGCTGATCAGCGCTGGGAGACCAGGTCTATTGAAGAACCAGCTTCGCAGACGATGGTTAGAGGACCAAGGGAAGGATTTGTTGAAACACTCGCCGTTAATTCCACCCTTATCCGGAGAAGAATTACAAACCCTAAACTACGTTTCAAAAGATTTACCGTGGGCGAGCTGAGTCAGACCTCTGTTTTCATTACTTATATTGATGGTTTAGTAGATGAGGAGGCACTAGACCTCGTTTATGACCGGTTAATGAACAGTAAAATCAAAGAAATTTTCGAGACCGGAATGCTGCAGGAAGTGTTGGAGAAAAAAGGATACTCCCCTTTTCCTACATTAATAGATACCGAACGCCCTGATGTGGTCTGTGCGGCTCTTACAGAAGGAAAGCTGGCGATCATGATGGAAGGTTCGCCTTTCGCATTAATTGGACCGGCCACCTTTATTTCTTACTTTCAAACAGCTGAGGATTACTATAACCGTTTTGATTTATCTACTTTTTTGCGCTGGATCCATATGCTGGCTTTCATTATTGCTTTTGCCCTGCCGGCATCTTATGTAGCACTAACTACTTTTCATCAGGAATTAATCCCTACTGATCTTCTTATCAGCCTGGCTGCTCAGAGGGAAGGTCTCCCCTTTCCTGCCATTGTTGAAGCTTTAATTATGGAGTTTATCTTTGAAATATTAAGGGAGGCAGGCATTCGCATGCCAAGGCCGATTGGGCCTGCTGTTTCAATTGTAGGGGCTATCGTAATTGGTGAAGCCGCTGTTTCGGCCGGACTTGTGTCCCCTGCTATAGTAATCGTCGTTTCCTTGACCGCAATTGCCAGCTTTGCGAACCCCTACTATTCTATTGCAGGCTCGATTCGTATCCTAAGATTTGTGCTGATTATATTTGCCGGAACAGCCGGAGTATTTGGAATGATGATTTTTTCATTAATACTATGTGTACACCTCGTTTCCTTGCAGTCGCTGGGGCGCCCTTTTATGTATCCATTTGCGCCATTTTCTTTAAAGAAACAAATAGATACGATCTTGAGGTTCCCCCTATGGTGGAGTTCCCGTCAATCCAAAAAGAAACAGGGGGCAAAAACATGAAGCGTATCTTTTTTATCCTCTTTTGCACGCTTGGTTTGATAAGCGGGTGCAGCGGACAACAGGAATTAGATGATCTGCTTATTCTTACAGGTATAGGTGTAGACTTAGGAGAAAATGAAGAGGTAAAGATCACCTTTCAAGCAACAAACCCTCAGTCAGAAGCTGGTGGTCAGTCTGTTGCAGGCGGAGTGAGTCAGGCGAATGCCTATACTTTTGAAAGTGAAGGAAAAGATATTATTGAAGCGGTAGAAAACTCTAAGAATTTAATATCACGTAAACTATTTTTTCCTCATATCTCAACACTCGTTATAAGTGAAGAATTTGCAAAGGAAAGAGGGGTGGACCTTCTTGTTAATTTTTTGTAGCGTCATTATGAAATAAGAGACAGTTATTTAGTGTTTATTGCGAAAGAGGATACAGCGAACCATATTTTAAACACATTTCCTCCCTTGGAAAACTCATCCGCTCAGAACATGGAACAGTTAATTTATATGCCCAATAGCAAGTTGAGTTTGAAAGACGGGATAAAATTAGAAGATTTTATCCGGTGGAGGTATGCTGATCAGCAGGATCCTGTAGTTACTGGTATAGAGAAGGTCAGTAAAGAATATGACTCTTCAAGCTCTGAAACATTAAACAATATTGAAGGAAATATGAATGCCGTCCGTTTAACAGGGTTTGCTGTATTTAATAAATCCCGTTTAGTCGATTGGCTGTCAGAAAAAGATTCGATTGCCTGGAGTATTATCACTAAAAAAACGAACAAGGTAAAATCCTATAATATCAGCTGCCCTGAAAACAAAGGAAAAGGATCCATTCAATTTTTATTAAAAGAAATGAAAATAAAAGCGAAGCCTAAACTTAAGAATAGTCAATTAACCTACGATTTGCAGCTAAAAGGCCACCTTTCCTTACAAGGTCTTCATTGTGACTATAAACTTTCAACGACAAAGGGAATCACAGAGCTTCAAAAAGTAATAAATGACTCGATAAAAAAAGATTTGGAGACCGCCGTAACAAATGCTCAGAAGCAAGGGTTAGACTATTTCGGCATTCGAAACCAGATTTCCAGAAACTACCCAAAACAATGGAAGAAAGAAAAGGACAACTGGGGAAACTTATATGAAAACATGAAAGTAAAAGCCGATGTAAATATCTATATAGAATCCACCGGAGCGAGAGTCGATAATAATGAAGAATAATAAAAAAACACTAAAAGAAAAATTATTTATTTCTGGAGTATGGGTGTTTTCGTTCGTGTATGCCTTTTCCTATATATGGGACATCAATATTCCGATCACTGAAGGGCTGAAGGGGATTTATGAGCCTGTCTATGAAGCTTTATTTGGAGGTAAAACATGAAGATTAAGCTTTCCAATTATCAGTTTTTTAGTGTTGTTTTTAACTTTATCATTTTCAGCTCCATTCTCATGGCTCCGGCGCTTACGGTTGCAGGGGCTAAGCAGGACGGATGGATCTCCATGCTGCTGGCGACAATCATAGGATTACTCTTAATGGCGCTTTACCTTTTCCTATTTAAAAAATATAATTACCCTTCTCTGTTTGAACTAATGGATAAAGCAGCAGGCAAATGGGGCGGAACCATTATTAACTTGCTTATTATTTTCTATGCTATCCATCTTGCCGCTCTTGTTGTTCGAAATCTTAGTAATTTCATGGTAGTGAGTGTTATCCCTTACTCTCATCCCTGGGTTTATCAAATTATGATTCTTGTACTCGTATCCTACACAGCAGTGCTGGGTGTGAAAAAGCTTTTTCTCGTAAGTGAATTATTGTTTCCCTTGGTCATATTGTTCCTGCTGGGTTCACTGCTTTTAGTCACTGAAGAATTCGACTTTCTAGAGATAAAACCTATTTTCAACACTGGTTTCGCCCCTATTTTTGAAGGGGCTTACCCTACCTTAGGCTTCCCGTTCATTGAAGTTCTGATATTAAGTACCTTCCTTCAATATATGGAGAAGAAAGAAAAAGCTATGATGACCTTTTTATCCGGAATCGCTGTCGGCGGCCTTATTCTGTCAGTGACCGTTTTTTTTATCATTGGAGATGAAGGCGCCTATATGGTAGGACGAGAATCCTATCCAACCTATTCCGTACTGAGAGATATCGACTTTATCACTGTCTTTGAAAGAGTAGAAATCCTGATGGCCGTCGCCTGGATAAATGGTTTATTCGTTAAAATAACGGCATGCTTCTTAGTAGCCATGATTGGCTTGCAGCATTTAGCAAAATCGTCCAATTATTATTTCTTTGTTATACCAATCGGTGTACTTATTTGGGCAATGAGTAACCATTTGCATAAGTCTATTATGGATTTCAATAACTTTGTAAATACGAGCTGGACCTTATATTGGTTTTCCCTTTACTTTTTTATTATCCTAATATTTTTGATTGGTTTCATGAGAAAAGTAAAGGTCAATACATCCTAGCAGGAAACCTTGCAGATTATTTACAAACAGATATATAGGAAACAATGAAAAAAGCCTGTTGAGAGCTTTCAACAGGCTTTAATCAATAATTTATTTATTTCCTGCCCCTTCTTCCATCTTATGAAAATCAAGGCCGGAGTTTACTTTTTCTACATACCCCGCGCGAATGACAAAATCTCCGAAATGTTCATTTTCTTTACGCTCTTTTGCATAGTGAGAAATGATAGGCTTGAGCTCCTGAAGGATTTCTTCTTCGCCAATATTCTCCCGGTACATTTTATTTAATCTATCCCCTGCAAATCCTGCGCCTAAATACATGTTGTATTTACCCGGGGCTTTACCGATAAAGCCAATTTCACCAAGCGCCGGGCGTGAGCAGCCATTTGGACAGCCGGACATGCGGATAATGATCTCCTGATCACGCAGCCCTTGTTCATCAAGCATATCTTCAATTTTATCAATTAATGAAGGAAGGTAGCGTTCGGACTCTGCCATCGCAAGACCGCACGTAGGAAAAGCAACACACGCCATTGAATTCCGTCTGAGTGCCGAGTTTTCTTTTCCATCTGTTAATCCATAACTTGCGACGAGCTCATCGATTTTACCTTTTTGCTCCTCGGACACATTAGAGATGATCAAGTTCTGATTAGCGGTCAGCCTGAAGTCACCCGTATGCACTTTGGCAAGTTCACGAAGACCAGTCATCAGCTTATAATCTTCCGTATCTCTCACCCGGCCATTTTGAATGAAAAGAGTGAGATGCCATTTCCCGTCTCCCTTTACCCAGCCGTAACGGTCGCCATTATGGTCAAAATTATAGGGACGTGCTTCCTCAACACTCCATCCTAATCTTTCGTTTAACTCATTTCGAATCCAATCGAGACCTTTCCGATCGACCGTATACTTAAATCTGGCATTTTTTCTTTCTGAGCGGTTTCCATAATCGCGTTGAATCGTAAGGATTTTTTCACCGACTTCAATCATCTGTTCTGGCTTGCAGAAGCCGATTACGCGCGAGAGTTGAGGATATGTATCTGTATCCCCGTGGGTCATCCCCATTCCGCCGCCTACCGCAATATTAAAGCCTTGCAGCTTGCCACCTTGCAGGATCGCAATGAATCCCAGATCCTGTGAATAGATATCGACATCATTAGAAGGAGGCACTGCAACACCGATTTTAAATTTCCGTGGTAAATAAAGCGGGCCGTAGATCGGTTCGGATTCCTCTTCACCCCTGGTGTCGGCCACTTTCTCTTCATCAAGCCATATCTCATGATAAGCTCTCGTTCTCGGGAGCAAATGTTCACTGAGCTTACGGGACCACTCATACACTTCTGCATGAACATCAGACTGATAAGGAATTGAGTTACACATAACATTTCGATTTACATCCCCGCAGGCAGCAATCGAATCCATCAGCGCTTCGTTCATCCCTTGAATTGTATTTTTCATATTCCACTTTAAAATGCCATGGAGCTGAAATGTCTGTCTTGTCGTAAGCTTCATTGTACCGTTGCCGTATTTCACCGCGAGCTCATCCATCGTCAGCCACTGCTCAGGGGTGGCGACACCTCCCGGCAGTCGTACACGGATCATAAACTGATAGTTCGGCTCAAGCTTTTGTTGTTTACGCTCATTGCGGACATCCCGGTCATCCTGCATATAACTCCCGTGGAATTTAAGCAGCTTTGTTTCTTCATCAGGAATTCCCGCACTTAATCGTTCAGCGAAGCTTTCCGTCAGGTTCCCTCTTAAGAAATCACTGCGTTCCTTTATATCTTCCATTTCACTGGGAGGGCCGTGCTGTTCAGGAAATCTATTTTTTGTCATTCAAAAGCTCCTCTCTCTATTAATAAACATCACGCTGGTATCGTTTTTCTTTACGCATCTCATTAAGATAGGTGTTCGCTTCCTCTTCGTTCAATTCTCCCTCTTTCTGAATGATCGCAAGCAGCGTGTCCTGGACGTCCTTCGCCATATACTTTTCATCCCCGCATACATAAACATGGGCCCCGGCCTGCAGCCATTCATACAAAGCTTCACTCTGTTCAAGCATACGATGCTGAACATATACTTTTTCTGAAGTATCCCTGGAAAATGCGATATCCATTTTAGTCAGCACGCCTTCCTTCAGCCATCTCTGCCATTCAGTCTGATATAGAAAATCAGTAACAAAGTGCTGTTCCCCGAAAAATAGCCAGGAACCTCCTGAAGCTTCCGTCTCCTCCCTTTCTTCCAGGAAAGCACGGTAAGGAGCAACCCCTGTTCCTGCCCCTATCATAATAATTGGAGTGTCAGGGTTTTGAGGCAGCTTGAAGTTTTGGTTGCGCTGAACAAATACCGGCAGGGTGGAACCTGGCTCAGATCGTTCTGAACACTGCACAGAGCAGACGCCGGAGCGTTCTCGGCCATGGGCATCATACCTTAAGGCACCGATTGTAAGATGCACTTCATCAGGATTAGCTTTCTGGCTGCTTGCAATCGAATACAGACGGACAGGAATTTTGCGTAACACTTGTATAAAGTCCTGTGGCTTCACTTCCCATGGACCATAATCCTGAACTAAATCGAACAAGTCTCGGCCATAGATGTATTCTTTAAGGATTTCAGCGTTCTCGGGTGCTGTCAGTTTTTTAAGTGGATCACTGCCTGTTAAGTCAGCTGCTTTTTCTAATAATGGCTTAGTAAGACTTGTAATCTCAAAAGTAGACAACAATGCGGCACGGATCGCCCGCAGGTCTCCCTGCTTATTAATCGATACACTTTCTTCAGGATTCCATCCCATAAGTTCAATCAGCTTGTTGACTAATTCAGGGTCATTTTCAGGGAAAATTCCCAGGCTGTCGCCAGGCTCATATTCAAGATTAGACCCCTCAAGATCAATTTCTAAATGACGCGTTTCTTTGTTCGACCCACGTCCATTCAGGTTAATATTTTCTAACACTTCCGCCTGGAAAGGATGGCTTCGTGAGTAAGAAGGCTGGCTATCCATATTGACAACTGAAGCGGGAGCAGCCCCATGTGACTGCTGCTCTTCCTGGCCTTGAGCAATTTCATTTAAGACCCCATTAAACCATTCATTAGCCGGCTCTTCAAAATCCAAATCACAATCTACGCGGGAGAAAATCCGCTCCCCGCCTAGCTCTTCTAACCGCTTATCAAAATCTTTACCTGTCTGGCAGAAAAATTCGTAAGAGCTGTCTCCAAGTGAGAGTACCGAATACCGAACCCCTTCTAATTTCGGTGCCCGTTTGCTGTGAAGAAAATCATAGAAAGAGAGCGCATTATCCGGCGGATCCCCATCACCATGGGTACTTGTAAGAACAAGCAAATCCTCTACTTTCTTTAAAGATTTAGGCTTAAAATCATCTAAAGAAGCGACGTTCACCTGATAATCCTGCTGCTTTAATTTCTGTGAGAACTCATCAGCCAGCGACTGACAGTTTCCTGTATGAGAACCATATAAAATTGTAATTTCCCTCGTTTTACTTGGGCTGCTTCCGGCATTACTGACCTGTGTTTCTGCACCATTTGCTAAAGGTGCAGCTAAGTAACCGCTCAGCCACAGCCTTTGGGCTTCTGTAAGAGTAGGCAGCAGCTGATTGAGCTGTTCGGCCTGCACTTGATCAAACGGACTGTTCTTTTCTTTAAGTTGCAAAAATACCACCTCGCCAAATTTTATAAAATCGTAAGACCCCTGATGGAAAAGGATACAACCCTAGGTTAGAATCACTCCCTATACACTATGTAAGTCAGTGTAATCATAGTTGTTTAGTCGGGTATTTACATAAAATAATAAATAGCCCCTCTTCCAAATAAGAAGAGAGGCTAATCAATATCATTATGATTCCTTCTTCTTATTTTTCAGGTCATCCCTGCTGGAATTGGCACAGTATCTGAAAAAGAAATCCAGACCCGTTGCCGAGGCTTCAAAGGGCCAGTCCCTCCACCTCTCTCAATAAGAAAGCCGCTATGAAATTTTAAGGCAATTAATGGTACATATCTTATGCTTTATTGAGCCAATTGTCAATACATTTTGAAAAAAATCCTACAATTCCGATCAGTATTAAATTGTCCTTACAGCTATTTAGTACCGGGTACCGATACATAAAAAAACGTACCAGGTACCGAATGATAAATCATCGGATCCTGGTACCTGATTAGTTATAGAGTTTCCCTTTTACTTTATAAACTTCTACAGATTGGGCCGGGCTTTCTATGGCCAAGTTTCCTTTTTTCCCTTTAATTACAGGTTTGTCTTCAAGAAGTGGTTCGAACATAACGGTATTCGGTGTTCTTTGATTATAAATATCAAGCAGTTCGACGCTTTGCTTCTCATCTCCCTGATTGACGATAACCACCACTTTCTGCTGGCCTGCCGCTCTTTCATAAATGAGAAGATCCTCTGTGCTGTGAACAATCTTTAGTTCTCCCTCAGTCAGAGCCTTATTTTCTTTTCTCACTTCAATTAATTTCTGATAGTGTGCTTTCACATCAAGATCCTGCTCATCTTGATCCCAGGGCATCATTTCACGATAGTAGCGATCTTTCCACTCATCCACAAGGTTATGATCACCGCTTTGAGATAATCCGACTTCATCTCCGTAATAAATGATTGGAGCGCCCGGCAGGGTAAATTGCAGGGAAGCCGCATTTTTCAATGTATTCGTATTTCCCTCAGCTTCGTAAATAAACCTTGGGACGTCATGACTGTCTAAGAAGGTTGCCGGAATAAATTCGTCATGATAGGTGCTGAAAATCCGGTCTAACGAAGCTCCAAAATCGTTCATGCTTCCTCCGTTGATCATCGCTTCGTAAATAGCCGTCTGCGTTTCAAAATCAATGGCCCCATCTAATTTCCCAGTATATGACGTAATTTTTTCTAAGCTGTCCCATACCTCTCCAAAAATGAATGCGTCCGGATCATTCTGCTTCACCGCATGACGGAAATCGACCCAGAAGCTGTAGCTTGGACCTTTGGCATAATCTAAACGGAAACCATCAACACCGATTTCATCCATCCAAAATGGCACCACAGTCTCAAGCATATATTCTCTCGTTTCCGGATTGTCGTTGTTTAATTCCGGAAGTTCTTTTACATCATAAAAAGTTTCGTATTGATCCGGCCACTTTAAGAAAGTAAACCAGTCATAATATTGACTGCTTTCTCCTTTTTCAACAGCATCCTGGAAAAAATCATGCTTGTTTGAAACGTGGTTCGGCACAAGGTCATAAACGACTTTCATATTTCTCTCATGAGCCCTATCAACTAACTCTTTCATCAATTCATTGCTGCCAAAACGCGGATCGACATTCATGAAATCTGTTGCATGATAGCCGTGGGAATAAGGACCCTCATAAATTGGAGAAACCCAAAGAGTATTTACACCAAGGCTTTCAATATAATCAAGCTTCTCGATCACGCCTTGCAGATCGCCGCCCATCCAGCCTTTCAGCCTCTCATCCTCTGGAAGAGAAGGATCTGTTGATGTGTTGTTGCTTTCTTCTCCATCACGGAAACGATCGACAAACACTTGGTAGATAATCGATTCTTTCGCCCATTCTGGTGATTGATAGTCTTCCACATAATAGGCAAACTCTGTTGCTTCATCGGAACTTAACGAATTGTTGTCGGCAAACTGAGAACCTTCGCTTCCAGAATTCCATACGTCAATTTTATACTTCACACGTGTATTATTTTTCTGCTTAGGAATCGTTCCTTCTAAAGTCGAAGTGTATAACCCTTCTTTGTTTGAAGTCGTTTCAACTACCTTAAGTCCGGTAACTTTTCCATTTTCTGCATCGCCGCGTTTTCCTTCAGGGGAGGAACCATCTGTTGTAAAGTAAACAGCTCCTTCATCAATCGGCCCATAATGTTCAACCGTAACTGTGACTTTCGGTTCATCATGTTTATCAGGGGTGTAAGGTGTATGGTTAAAATTGTGAGTGACCTGATGGGCAACAGGAATGTTTTCCCATTCAGAGACTTTGTCGTTATACACTTGATTATCTTCAGTAAAAGTCGCTTCCCTTGGTGCATCGATGACTTCTTTATACGATTCGCCGCCCAAGCTGTATACATACTCTAAGCGATCCCCCGCTTCTCCTCTAACTTCAATTTCATAAATTCCCTCAGCCACCTTAGTTAACGGGCTGACCTTATAATCGAAGCTGTTAAGATTGGAAGCAAGTGTCGGAACCACCCAACCCGGCGTGTTTTTAGGTACCGTCAGGTTTAACGTTAAGCTTCCTGAAGAAGTATCGGCAAGCTGAACATCCACTCTTCTTTCCTCGTCAGGGTAAAAGGTAAAAATGTAGTCGCCGTCTTGCGGAGGAGTAAACGTTAAATTAGCACCAGGCATCCAATTACCATCATAAACATACTTAAATTCAACTGTTTTTCCGCCTTCGAGAGTAATTGGCGCACTGGCCCAATACTTGTTTTCCTCGTCATATGTAAGCGGGTTATTGTTAGATCCCCAATCTAGTGAATCTGCACTTCCTCGCAGAACTACAGTGTCATACGTCTGTTCATCAGCATTCGATTCGATTTGCGCAATCGGTTGCACAAAAGTCATTAAAAAAAGGACAACGACTATTACCAGCAGTAACTTTTTCAAATGCATCTCTTCCTTCCTATTAATGTAATCGTTTTCATAATAATGGAATTTCCTTAAGAAGTCTATAGTTATAAAGGTTTAGGCCTTTTTGCTGAATGTCTTACTCCGCCGCCCTGTGTTAGGTTAGAGCGCTAATCCATCATATCAGCTTATTCACCGATTTAGATTGCTATCTTTTCTGGTTTTCACCCCCAATAAAAGGGTAAAATATATCGAATGATGTCAATTGAAGGAGAATATGCAAATGAACAAGAAAGGCAAATTAAAAATGAGACGACGCGCACTATATATTCTTATTGGAATCATCATTATTTCTTTCTATTTTATAAATGTAGCCTGGATCGGTAAGGACGATGATGGAGCTTCTTCTCTTGAGACAGAGATAAAGACTGTCAAAGGCGATTGGGTAGGTGCCTGGGCAGCAAGCATGCAAGCACCTTTTGAGGATGGGGTTTCTCATAAAGGCTTTAAGGATCAAACCGTAAGAATGGTTGTCCACCCGCAGATGGACGGAGATCAAATGCGGATCCGCTTGTCGAATGCTTTCGGTGAAGAGCCGCTGACTATTGAGAAAGTCCATGCAGCGGTATCAAAAGGCGGAGCAGAAATTGACCCTGATACCGACCAAAAGATAACCTTTGACGGGAAAGAGAAGGTCACCATTCCTCCAGGAGAGAAAAAGTTTAGCGATCCTATTCCTTTAAAGGTGAAGAGTGAAAAAGAGCTGGCCGTGTCTATCTATGCAAATGAAAAAACAGGCCCGGCAACCTGGCACCCGCGTTCGATGCAGACAAACTACATCAGCTCCGGTGATCATGTATCCGAAGCCGGTGCTTCAAATTTTGAAACAGAAGAAGAATCATGGTTTTGGCTTGAGGCCGTAGATGTTACAGCAGATCCTTCGGTAAAAGGAGCTCTCGTTGTCCTAGGAAGTTCGATTGCGAACGGGAACTACTCGGAAATAGATGCCAATAATCGCTGGCCTGATTATTTAGCCGACCGTATGAACTCAGAAGACGCTGAAGTGAAAATGTCTGTTCTGAATGCAGGCATCTCGGCAAACCAATTGATTAACAGCCCGCCGGAAAAAGGTGAGAATGCCCTCGACAGGCTGGATCGGGATGTGTTCAGCCAGACAGGAGTCGAAGGCGTCATTCTTCACCAAGGCTTAAACGATATCAGGCATCACCCTGACTATGATTCAGAAAAAATTATTGAGCAGATGAAGAAGGTCATCGACGCCACTCACGATAAAGGGCTTAAAATTTATGGCGGAACCTTAACCCCTTTTAAAGGATCAAGCATGTATACAGAAAAAGGCGAAAAAACCCGCCAGGAAGTCAATGAGTGGATCAGAACGAGCGGAGAATTCGATGGAGTGATCGATTTTGACAAAGCAGTCAGGGACCCTGAAGAGCCAAAGCGCTTTCTCCCTGAATATGATGCCGGAGACAATCTCCACCCTAATGATGAAGGATATAAAAAAATTGCA
This window of the Halobacillus sp. Marseille-Q1614 genome carries:
- a CDS encoding SGNH/GDSL hydrolase family protein; translated protein: MNKKGKLKMRRRALYILIGIIIISFYFINVAWIGKDDDGASSLETEIKTVKGDWVGAWAASMQAPFEDGVSHKGFKDQTVRMVVHPQMDGDQMRIRLSNAFGEEPLTIEKVHAAVSKGGAEIDPDTDQKITFDGKEKVTIPPGEKKFSDPIPLKVKSEKELAVSIYANEKTGPATWHPRSMQTNYISSGDHVSEAGASNFETEEESWFWLEAVDVTADPSVKGALVVLGSSIANGNYSEIDANNRWPDYLADRMNSEDAEVKMSVLNAGISANQLINSPPEKGENALDRLDRDVFSQTGVEGVILHQGLNDIRHHPDYDSEKIIEQMKKVIDATHDKGLKIYGGTLTPFKGSSMYTEKGEKTRQEVNEWIRTSGEFDGVIDFDKAVRDPEEPKRFLPEYDAGDNLHPNDEGYKKIAETIDLSIFEE